The Methanocorpusculum vombati genome segment GCTTGATGTAACCCATCTCCCGAAAGAACAGATCGAAACCCGTCTCCCGGTCATGCTTGAACAGTTTCTCAAGTTTGGTACCGATATCAGAACCTGTCCGATGGAGGTTGCGCCGACCGCCCATCACTTTATGGGCGGTCTGCGGATCACGCCGGAGGCGCACACCACACTGCCGCATCTCTTCGCCGCAGGCGAAGTGACCGGCGGTGTACATGGTGCAAACCGTCTCGGCGGTAACGCCCTTGCCGATACACAGGTGTTCGGTTGTCGTGCGGGGCGTGCTGCCGCCGCAGTGCAGCCTTCCGCGAAACGTGCTGCTGATGCGGATCAGATCGCATCAGCCGAGGAACGGATCGCGCAACTGTACGAAGGACAGGCGACGTCTGCGGAGGTTCGCCGGTCGATGAAACGGATCATGTGGAACAATGTCGGCATCTACCGCAACGAACTTGATCTGAAGGTTGCCGAACGCGACATTGCAAAACTCAGGGCGACGCCTCTTTGTATTTCCTCGCCGCGTGAGATCAGTGACGCGGTCATCACGGAAAATATGCTGCTCGTTGCGTCTCTTGTGATCGACGGCGCACTGCTCCGCCGCGAGTCACGCGGGGCACACACGCGGACCGATATCAAAACATCGTGGACGAATGAGACCTCGCCGTTTGGTCACACGTTCTTCTCAAAGGCGAAGTCCGGCATTGAGATTCTGGAGGGACGGCTGTGAAGGTACATATCTCGCGGTTTGATCCAAACACGGATGCTGTGCCGCACACGGAGACGTATGATGTCCGCGTTGAGGACGGGGCAAGGATTCTCAATGTTTTGGACGCGGTGCGGGACGAGGTCGATCCGACACTCGGCTACCGCCACTGCTGCCGTGCCGGCCAGTGCGGCTCCTGTGCCGTCCGGATCAACGGAGAACCGGGACTCGCCTGCATGGAAGAGGCACACGAAAACGACCTCATCGAACCGCTCGAACTGCCCCGCATCCGGGACCTCATCACCGACATAGCGCCCGTGATGGCACAGCTCGCCTGGCTGAATCCCGGAGTGGCCGGGGGCGATGCCCCCGTCTGCGGCTGTGAGGTGACGCACGAAACAATTGAGGAGATCAAACCCCTGCGCGAATGTATCGAATGCTACAGCTGCATCTCATCCTGCCCCGCGTTTGCAGCTTCCGAGTATGCGGGTCCGACTGTCATGCGGCAGGAACAGCGGCTGAACCTTGATCCGCGGGATTGTGGTGACCGCATCGAAGAGGCGATCGCAAAAGGACTGTTTGCCTGCACAACCTGCCACAAATGTGTGGAGGTCTGCCCGAAGGGAATCGAGACTCCAAGAAAAGCGGTGGAAAAACTCCGGGCCGAGGCTGCGAAACGGGGTCTGTCTCTTCCGGCGCACCGGGCGCTTGCCCGGCTGGTTGAAGAGACGGGACGGTCGGTCGAGCGGAAGGAGACGCCGTTCCTCGAACGCGTGCCGAATGTCATCGAACCCGAAGGCGAAGTCCGTGCCACGGTCGGGTTCTTCGTCGGCTGCATGTTCAACGGCAGAGTGATTCAGCCGGCACTGGATGCGATGGAGGTGCTTCGCAAAAACGGTATCCGCGTGGTCATCCCCAAAGATCAGGTCTGCTGCGGGTCGCCGCTGATCCGCACCGGTCTTTCCGGTTTTGTACCGGAGTTAATGCAGCGCAACATTGCGGCATTCGTGAAAGCCGGGGTTGACACCGTGCTCACCATGTGTGCCGGATGCGGCTCGACTCTCAAAAACGACTACGACACCCCGTTCCGGGTCGCCGACATCACCGAGTACCTCTGCGAGATCGGATTTGTCCCGCCAGAGAAAGTTGCCGGAACCTACACCTATCACGACCCCTGCCACCTGCTTCGCGGCCAGGGCATCAGCGAACAGCCGAGGGAACTCCTGCGAAGCGTTGCAGAGACCTTCGTCGACCTGCCGGCACGCTGCTGCGGTGCGGGAGGCGGCGTGAAGTCCGGTCATCCCGAGGAAGCCGCCGCCATCGGAGCCGTTCGTGCCGAGATGGTCAAAAAGACAGGAGCCGACTTTATTGTGACCGTCTGCCCGTTCTGTGAGTTCCACCTGCATCAGGTAACGGGACTCCCGGTGAAAAATATTGCAACGCTGCTGCTCGAAGGATACCGGAGATAAGCGGCTTTATCATCTCTTACCCACCACTAACTATAAAGCAGGTAATCCTCATGCGTCAATGTATGGACTCTCCCAATCTCCACCGCCGGCTGAAAAAAATCATCGGACAGCTGAACGCAATCGATAAGATGATCGATGAGGATGTGCCGTGCGAGGACATTCTGATCCAGATCAATGCAGCAAAGTCGGCGATGCACAAAGTCGGGCAGATCGTGCTTGAGGGTCATCTGAACCACTGCGTAAAAGACGGCATCGAACACGGCGACGCAGAAAAAACCGTTGCCGAGTTCGCCAAAGCAATCGAGCATTTTTCGCGGATGAGCTGACAGGTTCATCCTCTCTTTTTGTAGTATCTGAAAATCAGTTTCATTCCCGGACGTTTTTCAGAACATACATATACCCATACCCCCATAAGTATATCGGGATTGGTGCTACAAATGTTTGAAAACATGCTATCAAAACTGCGTGACGAAGAGACCCGGACCGTTCTGTTCATTCTCGTCTCGGGCGCGGCAGTTTTGATCAGTTTCCTCTGGGGAAAAGATCTTCCCGCAGACCCTGCCTGGATTGCAATCATTCTCTGCGGCATTCCGATCATCATCGAAGCGGTGACCGGACTTGTCACCCGTTTTGATATCCGTGCTGATGTTCTGGTATCCATCGCGCTCGTGGCTTCCGTTCTCATCGGCGAAACATTTGCCGCTGCGGAGATTGCTGTCATCATGCAGATCGGATCCTATCTTGAAGAACGGACGGTTGCCAAAGCACGCGCCGGTATTGAAAAACTGATCAGCCTCACACCTCCCGTCGCACGGATTGTGCAGAACGGCGAAGAAAAAATCATTGCCGCAGACACAGTACAGACCGGCGATGTCCTCCGGGTATTACCGGGCGAGACGATCGTCTCCGACGGCATTCTTCTTTCGGGATGCACATCCATCGATCAGTCGGTGATGACCGGCGAATCTCTGCCGGTTGACAAACAGCCGGACGACGAAGTCTTTTCCGGAACGGTCAACCAGTTCGGATCGTTTGACATGCGTGCGACGAAGGTCGGCGAGGACAGTTCCCTTGCAAGAATGATTCGGCTGGTCGAGTCTGCCGACGCGGGTAAAGCACAGATCGTCAGAACAGCCGACCGCTGGGCGACCTGGATTGTTGCCGCAGCCCTTACTGTTGCTGTTATCACCTATCTGGTTACCGGCGACATCCTCAGATCCGTTACCGTGCTTGTCGTGTTCTGCCCGTGTGCCATGGTACTTGCAACGCCTACGGCAATCATGGCCGGAATCGGCAATGCGACAAAGTTCGGCATTCTTATCCGGGAAGGCGATGCTCTCGAACGACTGAGTATGGTCAGATACCTGATGTTTGATAAAACCGGAACGCTGACCTACGGAAAACCGGAGGTTACGCAGGTGTGTTCCATCAATCCGGACATCTCCGAAGAGGATCTGGTATCGCTTGCCGCATCCGCGGAAATCAGATCAGAGCATCCTCTTGGAAAATCCATCGTTCGCCGGTACACCGGACAGCACGGAACTGCGCCGCCCCAGCCGGATACATTTCTGATGCTGCCGGGCAGAGGAGTTGTGGCAGAGTGCGGTGCGGTTCCGGTTCTCGTCGGAAATCCGAAATTGTTTGCCGAACAGGATGTTTTCCTCCCGCCTGAACTTGTCAGCGCGGCTGATGCATGTGTCCGGAACGGAGCAACAATCATGTACGTTGCGGCAAACAGCCGGCCGGCGGGGTTCATCGCACTGGCGGATCAGATGCGGGAGGATGCCCCATCGGTGGTGAATGCAGTTCGGGCAATGGGTGTCTGTCCCGTTCTCCTCACGGGTGACAATCAGACAGCCGCCGCCCGCATTGCAACGGCAGCGGGCATCTCCGATGTGCATGCAGAATGCCTTCCGGCCGGAAAGCTGGAGATGATCGACCGGTATCAGGAAGACGGCATCAGGGTGGCAATGATCGGTGACGGCGTGAACGATGCTCCGGCCTTGAAACGGGCATTCGCCGGAGTTGCTATGGGCGGGATTGGCAGTGATATCGCGGTGGACGCGGCGGATGTTGTTCTGGTACGCGACGATCTCAGGTACATTCCGCATCTGTTCGGTCTTGCAAAGAAGGTGATGCAGACCATCCGGATCAATCTGGCGCTCGCGCTTCTGATGAACTTCGTGGCAATCGTTCTTGCGGTGACCGGCAGTATCGGCCCGATTCTGGGAGCACTGATTCATAATGTGGGATCGGTGCTGGTTATCATCAACTCGGCGCTGCTGCTTGGCTGGGAGCGGACGAAAAAGTAACGTCCGCAATATTTTTTGCTGCTCTGGTCAACTGATGAATCATCTATGCAGACCGTTCCGGCAAAATCCATCCTCTCCCCCTACCGGGAATACGGATGGTTTGCCTCAAACTACACGGCAAACCTCTACCGTGGTTGTCCGCATGCCTGCATCTACTGTGACTCCCGGAGTGCGTGTTACGGCATCGACGACTTTTCCGTTGTCCGGGCGAAGGAGAATGCACTTGGTGTTCTTGAACGTGAACTGTCCAAAAAGAAACGGAAAGGCACCATTCTTACCGGTGCGATGAGTGATCCCTATAATCCGTTCGAGCGCGATCAGGAGCTGACGCGGGGGTTTTTGCAGCTTGCCGACCGTTACCGGTTTGGTGTTGTTGCGATCACCAAATCCGATCTCGTCTGCCGCGATGCGGATCTGTTTGCTGCAATCGGTGCTCATTCCCCCGCGGCGGTGAACATTACGATCACCGCCGCAGACGATGTACTCGCAAAAAAGATCGAGCCGCACGTCCCGCGGTCTTCGGATCGGTTCCATGCGATCGAAACACTTTCTGCGGAAGATATTGTGTGCGGTGTCATTCTTCTGCCGGTACTGCCGTTCATCACCGACACGAAGGAAAATATTTCCGCGATCGTCTCTCGTGCCGCAGAGGCGGGGGCCGCCTTTGTGTATGCGGAAAAACATTTTGCCGTCTCGCTTCGCGATCGTCAGCGGGCGTACTTCTACGACCGGCTTGATGCCTACTTCCCCGGTCTTCGCGAACGGTATGAGAGGGAGTTCGGCGATCAGTACTGGTGCGGGTCGCCGGACACCGGACTGTGGGACTTCTTTGCACGGGAGTGTGAGGCGGCGGGCATTCTCTGGCGGCATGAGGAGATCGATTCCCTGCTCAGCCGTCAGGCCACGGACACGCAGTCAACGCTGTTTTCGCCCTGAGTCAGTAGTAGTTTCCGTGATCCGCATACGCCTTCCGGCGGATCTCGGCTTCCTGAAACATCCACTGCTCTATCTCTTCGGGATGCATCTGTCCCCGGCGGACAAATGTGTCCATATTCCGCGGGAAGATTACGATTCCTTTCTTCTGTTCAACCCCGGCAAGAATTATTTCGGCTGCATCTTCCGGCAGAATTGCATCCTCCGGTGGTGCGGCATCACCGAAGATCGGTGTTGCCACATTGCCGGGGCAGATCGTCGTCACCGCAATTCCCTTGTGGGCAAGTTCATACCGCAGCGCCTCGCCAAGACCGGTGACGGCATACTTGCTTGCGCAGTACACCGCCTGATACGGGGGGGCTATCACACCTGCGAGGGAGGAGGTGTTTACGATATGGCCGAATCCCTGCTTTTCCATAATCGGAAACGCCGCATCAATGCCGTAAATAACTCCCCAGAGATTTATGTTGATGACTTTCTCCCACGTTGCAAGCGTTACCCGCTCAAACGGCATCGTCGCGCCAATACCTGCGTTGTTGAACAGGTAATCCAGCCGCCCGTTCTCCGCGGCCGCGCTGCGGATAAGACCGGCAATCTCCTCCTGCCGTGTTACGTCGACAACAGCACATCTGGCATTTGACTGTGCCTTCATCTTTTCGCGGGTTCTCTCAACATTGTGTTCTGAGAGATCGGCAAGATACACAACCGCACCGCGTTTCAGCAGCGCCTCACCAACGGCAAGACCGATCCCCGAACATCCGCCGGTTACAATACAGATTTTTCCTGCAAACGCTTTGGTCATCCCTGCGTACCTCTGGCCAGTACGACGGAGCGCAGTTCCTGATTCATCTCCTTATCCTGCACAAACCCGTACAGTCCCGCCGCAGTGATCGGCAGCCAGGCAAAGATCTCGTCGCGGGAGATACCGCTGGCCGCGGTGTATTTTTCCAGGAACAGTTCTGCCATCCGTTCGGCAAGCTCTTCGGGCATGAGGTACTTTCCCAGATACTTATAGTCGAGATAAGTCCGGCAGGCATCCGAGGCCGCAGGACCGGAGGAGACCTCCGCCCAGTCAAGAATACTATAGTTTTCGCCGTCCGACTGTACGTTTCCGGCATGGAAATCCCCGTGACAGAGGGAGTGCCCGTCCGGCAGAGTGCCCAGCAGGTTCAGCAGTTCCTCTTTCTCTGCATCGGTGAGCAGGGGGTTGTACCTGATGTTCGTGTATAATGTGCTTTTTTTCATCGGGAGGAAGGTTTCAGGGATCTGAATCTGATGCATCTGTACCTGCAGAGGAGTTAGTATATCCATACACGCTTCCGGTGTTATCTCTCCGGTGAGGAGAAGTTCTCCCAGACTTCTGCCTTTGGCCCGGCCCATCTTCAGTACATATCGTGAGCCGCACTGCTCAATGCCGTACACTTTGGGAACCGGCAGGTCAGACTGTTCCACCTGGGCCATCAGATAAGCTTCATGGAATATCTCCTGTTTCGCGAATCCTTCCACGTAAATTTTTGCGACAACATCATCTGTTCCACAGATCAGTGCCGTTTTCCCGCGGCCCAGGATATTTCCGTATTTTTGTATAAATGCTGTTTCGTCCGTCATCGGGTTTTTCTCCGGTCAGATAGTATGTACTACGGATTTTTCTTATTTATTGTTTTTGTATTTGAAATTCGTTCTCTATATAGGGTTATTCATATGTGTCAAAATCTATAATACGGAAAACAGCAAAAAGACCTAACCATAATGAATGGTGATATCCGGCTTCTGCAGAAAAATACTCTGCCGGCTGAAGTGGTTGTGCTCCTGCTGATGGGACTTGTGATGCTGATTCTCGGCGTTCTGCTTTTTCCTGTGTATGCAGGTCTTCTTCCCTACTATGAGGAAGGGTTGTTCGGTCTTTTGATCATTGTTGCGGCTTTGCAGATACTTGCACTGGGAAAGTCTCCGTTCGGGGATGTGCACCGGAGTCTGCCGGTGGTTTTGTTCGGCGTCGCAGTTGCGGTTTTCGGCATTGTTGTCTGTTTCATTCCCGGTCTCTTCGGAGATGTTCCGCGTCTGCTGCTGATTCTGTTCCTCGGTTTGGGCGGGGCGGTGCAGCTGGTACAGATGTATCTGATGCGTGAGGAGGAGCGGGTTCGCAGGGCAGCTGATCCGCTTCTTGGGAAACTTGCTGTTCTGCGCACTACGGTCTATCTCTTTTCCGTGGTTCTCGCAGTCATTCTGATCTTCCAGAGTCTGGTTGCCGGGCTTGTGATGTGTATTGCCGTGCTTGGGTACGGAGTTGCCGGTACTGCTCTTGCATGTGTGCTCCGGCAGGTGTATCAGAAGTATCCGCAGACGGAGCCTGCGGGTTCGGTCAGTCTGTCGATCGGAAATGTGATGCTGCTTTTGATCGGTGTGTTCATGGTTGTTCTGGGTGTTCTGCTGATTCCGGTGAGCCTTGGTCTGCTGCCGTTCGCAGCAAGTGCCCAGCTTGGTCTGCTGCTGGTGATCTTTTCGATGCAGATGATGCTTCTTGGAGAGACGCCGGTTGGTGTGTTTTCCCGGACGCATCTGGTTGTGGGTGCCGGCTGTCTTCTGGGAGTGGTCGGAGTTATCTGCTGTCTCATCCCGGACGTTCTGCTGGTGATTGCAACGCTTCTGATTGCAGGCGTCAATATTCTCGGCGGTGTTCTCGGACTTGGCAGAATCGCGGTGATGATGAAGAGTGCTCCGGCGACGGATGTGCCGGTTCCCCGGTTTGTTCTTCAGATGCTGGTACTGCAGATCGTAATGAATGTGTTAACGATTGTGTTTGGTGTCTCGATGCTTACAACAACGCTGATTCCGGGTCTTGTGATCGGTGCGGTTCTTGCGGCAAACGGCTGTGTGCTTCTTGCACTGCTGTTTCTGATGCGAAAAGCCGAACGGCTGCCGGCGGTCGCGGTCTGAATTTTTATCCCATTTTTTCTTCGGTAAGAGACAGGTTCCACGCGAGCACTGCTGCGGTGATCTCTCCGCGGCAGTGTTCGATCACCAGTTCTGCACCGTCGGCATACAGTATCATACCGGTGAGCTCGTCTGCGGCACAGAGCAGATGCTGGTCGGGGTGTGTGCCGCGCCGGATACCGCACCGCATCTCAATCCGTTCTGCGGCGGAGACGACGTAGGAGAGTCTGCGGCTTGCGGGATGATCTTTTCCCAGGGCTATCACCGGCGTGTGATACGTTTTCACCATCTCCAGCAGGTACAGGGCCGGTGCAATCTCGCCGCCTTCCGGTGCGGAGACGATGATGAGGTCGCCCGGATAGATGCCCTGTACGAGTTCTTCCGTGTCGGTTTCGATGATCAGCGGAAATTTTTCCCGGACGCATGCCGCGAGTAAAAAAGAGGAGCGTCCTCTGATGAGGATCGGGTTGTTCCCGGAAAACGGGATTCGGATCGTTTTTTCCATTGGTTAGATCTCGGTGACGTCCTCGGACTGGCAGGAGGGGCACATCGGATGCCTGCCGAGGCCGGTGAAGGTCTGACCGCACTCGTTGCACCGGTATTTTTTGCCTTTTCCTTTCAGAGGGTCGTTGAAGTCAACGTCGATTGGTCCGCCTGCGGAACACATACCAGAACATTGACGCGGGAGGTGATAAGTGTTACCGCACAATCCCGATATAGGGGAGGTTGCGGTACTTCTGATCCCAGTCCAGACCATACCCGACGACGAAGTCGTTGCCGATGGTAAATCCGATATACTCTCCTTCAAACGGAACGATGCGGCATTCGTGTTTGTCAAGGAGGGAACAGACCGCAAGCGACGCCGGTCTTCGTTCACGTATCAGCTCCTTGACGGCGGAAAGCGTTCTGCCGGTATCGATGACATCTTCTACGATGATCACTTCTTTTCCGGCAACTGAATCGACGGGGACATCCAGTTTCATGGTGATGGTGCCGGTCGAGGTTTTTCCTTCGTAACTCGCCGCCTGAATATACTCCATAAAAACCGGCACGGTCAGGCGCTTCGCAAGTTCGCAGGAAAAAAAACAGGCACCTTTGAGCGTGGTCAGAAGCGTCACGGACTTTCCGGCATAATCGGTATCGATCTGTTTTGCCAGTTCCCTGATGCGTGCATCGATCTTCTCCTCAGGAATCAGAACGTCGATAGTATCTGCCATAAACTCTGGTATGTATAGAACAGAACTTCCCATAATTCTGTCGGTGGCGTGGACGTTGTTCCAAACGTTTGGTCCTGTTCCGGAAATAAAAGAATCCAAGAAAAGACTCCACAGAAGATCGGCCAGATTGTTTTGCCCCTCCCAGAGATGTCAGGGAGTTGCGGGCACGTTCCGGTATGCACTCACGTGTATCTACATCATCGAAAATAATCTGTTCTTCTGGGTTTCCGTGAGGGAGAGTATTCATTTGCCGGTTTTGTTTTCTGTTGATTTTTTTCGTGGTGTACCATTCCTTTGCGGCTTTTTTGGTCCTGTGTTGTTCTCTTTGTGAAAAGTTGCAGTAACTACTGGTGAAACTATTTGGTGATTGAATCCTCTGACGATAGGATATAGCACCCCATGGGACATTAAAGTATCCTCTGACTTTTTTATACCAAAATATCTGCATCTTTTTAAAAAATACTGCTCCATAGCACACACACCTTCATTTTTCCCGCCATTCTCAAAGACAATGTCCGAAGATCATCGTCGCCCGGATATCGCGTAAATGTTCGTGTATCTGAACATTATCCGTTTGTTTCGTAATTTGAGATTCCTGCAGGATTCTATCCTATCGTCATAGGATTCAATCGGCGACGTTTTCTCCCCTGTGCCTGGTGGAACCAGTTTGGTTGAATCATTTGAGGTGATCTCTTGTTAACGAAAAGGACTGGATGTTCTGCGGCATGCGGCGCAAGCAGCAGCCGGGTTGAGGAGGAGAATACGTGCAGAGGGGGCAGTGCGATGAGAGGTGCAGGCATGGTCTGCCTCGCGGTGCTCCTGCTGTTG includes the following:
- the tfrB gene encoding fumarate reductase (CoM/CoB) subunit TfrB; amino-acid sequence: MKVHISRFDPNTDAVPHTETYDVRVEDGARILNVLDAVRDEVDPTLGYRHCCRAGQCGSCAVRINGEPGLACMEEAHENDLIEPLELPRIRDLITDIAPVMAQLAWLNPGVAGGDAPVCGCEVTHETIEEIKPLRECIECYSCISSCPAFAASEYAGPTVMRQEQRLNLDPRDCGDRIEEAIAKGLFACTTCHKCVEVCPKGIETPRKAVEKLRAEAAKRGLSLPAHRALARLVEETGRSVERKETPFLERVPNVIEPEGEVRATVGFFVGCMFNGRVIQPALDAMEVLRKNGIRVVIPKDQVCCGSPLIRTGLSGFVPELMQRNIAAFVKAGVDTVLTMCAGCGSTLKNDYDTPFRVADITEYLCEIGFVPPEKVAGTYTYHDPCHLLRGQGISEQPRELLRSVAETFVDLPARCCGAGGGVKSGHPEEAAAIGAVRAEMVKKTGADFIVTVCPFCEFHLHQVTGLPVKNIATLLLEGYRR
- a CDS encoding metal-sensing transcriptional repressor, whose protein sequence is MDSPNLHRRLKKIIGQLNAIDKMIDEDVPCEDILIQINAAKSAMHKVGQIVLEGHLNHCVKDGIEHGDAEKTVAEFAKAIEHFSRMS
- a CDS encoding heavy metal translocating P-type ATPase, with the protein product MLSKLRDEETRTVLFILVSGAAVLISFLWGKDLPADPAWIAIILCGIPIIIEAVTGLVTRFDIRADVLVSIALVASVLIGETFAAAEIAVIMQIGSYLEERTVAKARAGIEKLISLTPPVARIVQNGEEKIIAADTVQTGDVLRVLPGETIVSDGILLSGCTSIDQSVMTGESLPVDKQPDDEVFSGTVNQFGSFDMRATKVGEDSSLARMIRLVESADAGKAQIVRTADRWATWIVAAALTVAVITYLVTGDILRSVTVLVVFCPCAMVLATPTAIMAGIGNATKFGILIREGDALERLSMVRYLMFDKTGTLTYGKPEVTQVCSINPDISEEDLVSLAASAEIRSEHPLGKSIVRRYTGQHGTAPPQPDTFLMLPGRGVVAECGAVPVLVGNPKLFAEQDVFLPPELVSAADACVRNGATIMYVAANSRPAGFIALADQMREDAPSVVNAVRAMGVCPVLLTGDNQTAAARIATAAGISDVHAECLPAGKLEMIDRYQEDGIRVAMIGDGVNDAPALKRAFAGVAMGGIGSDIAVDAADVVLVRDDLRYIPHLFGLAKKVMQTIRINLALALLMNFVAIVLAVTGSIGPILGALIHNVGSVLVIINSALLLGWERTKK
- a CDS encoding SPL family radical SAM protein, whose translation is MQTVPAKSILSPYREYGWFASNYTANLYRGCPHACIYCDSRSACYGIDDFSVVRAKENALGVLERELSKKKRKGTILTGAMSDPYNPFERDQELTRGFLQLADRYRFGVVAITKSDLVCRDADLFAAIGAHSPAAVNITITAADDVLAKKIEPHVPRSSDRFHAIETLSAEDIVCGVILLPVLPFITDTKENISAIVSRAAEAGAAFVYAEKHFAVSLRDRQRAYFYDRLDAYFPGLRERYEREFGDQYWCGSPDTGLWDFFARECEAAGILWRHEEIDSLLSRQATDTQSTLFSP
- a CDS encoding SDR family NAD(P)-dependent oxidoreductase, which produces MTKAFAGKICIVTGGCSGIGLAVGEALLKRGAVVYLADLSEHNVERTREKMKAQSNARCAVVDVTRQEEIAGLIRSAAAENGRLDYLFNNAGIGATMPFERVTLATWEKVININLWGVIYGIDAAFPIMEKQGFGHIVNTSSLAGVIAPPYQAVYCASKYAVTGLGEALRYELAHKGIAVTTICPGNVATPIFGDAAPPEDAILPEDAAEIILAGVEQKKGIVIFPRNMDTFVRRGQMHPEEIEQWMFQEAEIRRKAYADHGNYY
- a CDS encoding phosphotransferase family protein, translated to MTDETAFIQKYGNILGRGKTALICGTDDVVAKIYVEGFAKQEIFHEAYLMAQVEQSDLPVPKVYGIEQCGSRYVLKMGRAKGRSLGELLLTGEITPEACMDILTPLQVQMHQIQIPETFLPMKKSTLYTNIRYNPLLTDAEKEELLNLLGTLPDGHSLCHGDFHAGNVQSDGENYSILDWAEVSSGPAASDACRTYLDYKYLGKYLMPEELAERMAELFLEKYTAASGISRDEIFAWLPITAAGLYGFVQDKEMNQELRSVVLARGTQG
- a CDS encoding alpha/beta hydrolase, whose translation is MEKTIRIPFSGNNPILIRGRSSFLLAACVREKFPLIIETDTEELVQGIYPGDLIIVSAPEGGEIAPALYLLEMVKTYHTPVIALGKDHPASRRLSYVVSAAERIEMRCGIRRGTHPDQHLLCAADELTGMILYADGAELVIEHCRGEITAAVLAWNLSLTEEKMG
- the hpt gene encoding hypoxanthine phosphoribosyltransferase; its protein translation is MADTIDVLIPEEKIDARIRELAKQIDTDYAGKSVTLLTTLKGACFFSCELAKRLTVPVFMEYIQAASYEGKTSTGTITMKLDVPVDSVAGKEVIIVEDVIDTGRTLSAVKELIRERRPASLAVCSLLDKHECRIVPFEGEYIGFTIGNDFVVGYGLDWDQKYRNLPYIGIVR